A single Lolium perenne isolate Kyuss_39 chromosome 6, Kyuss_2.0, whole genome shotgun sequence DNA region contains:
- the LOC127306967 gene encoding uncharacterized protein has product MGCGASRDPGVGRQGRPKGVGEVVVFLPGLRVPRTVDFSQSLGDHLDKSTVERLSALRARVVEMAMQESATALKPRRKAASTRHGGSSTANLLQALEEYLSVLLGLVKESSELRNKVQFVWSNQEDDAEETSMADAWYEVLSVLHLMAMVCFLQANSLLLPRSYSDGYGPRVSEESRRATVDVFLKAAGFLDCAVNQVLLQIPPEKRRALPVDLAEGNLKALSLQGLGQGVDMQLGLAIDNPKATLAVKRRLACELVKYWQQIKDSIPELPLSDGWAKKHTLFVKWKYAEAKAAAYYFHGLILDEGDTEKSHEMAISSLQASEEFLKESERASEAFHSTPPTSRISIPFGTTKYLLDRIPKDTLSKLQNNQHLYTQGRTSNTGTNRIITPPPPLPDFPLALNPEEYELPQLDPLWKKEVNH; this is encoded by the exons ATGGGTTGTGGGGCATCGAGGGATCCGGGCGTTGGACGCCAGGGGAGGCCAAAAGGCGTTGGTGAGGTGGTCGTCTTCCTCCCGGGGCTCCGGGTTCCGAGGACCGTAGACTTCTCGCAGTCTCTGGGTGATCACCTGGACAAGAGCACGGTGGAGAGGCTGTCAGCTCTAAGAGCAAGGGTTGTGGAAATGGCAATGCAGGAATCAGCGACAGCCCTGAAGCCGAGGCGAAAGGCTGCGTCGACACGGCACG GAGGGTCTAGCACTGCTAATCTTCTCCAGGCTTTGGAAGAGTATCTGTCAGTTCTGCTAGGACTGGTGAAAGAAA GCAGTGAGCTGAGAAACAAAGTGCAGTTTGTTTGGTCTAACCAAGAAGATGATGCTGAG GAGACATCCATGGCAGATGCTTGGTACGAGGTGTTGTCTGTGCTGCACCTGATGGCCATGGTGTGCTTCCTGCAGGCCAACTCTCTGCTTCTTCCTAGGTCATACAGTGACGGCTATGGGCCGAGAGTATCTGAAG AGAGCAGGCGAGCCACTGTTGATGTTTTCTTGAAAGCAGCTGGGTTCTTGGATTGTGCAGTTAATCAAGTACTTCTGCAGATACCACCCGAGAAAAG AAGGGCACTCCCAGTAGATCTAGCAGAAGGAAATCTAAAAGCACTTAGCTTGCAAGGACTTGGCCAG GGAGTTGATATGCAACTTGGATTGGCAATTGATAATCCGAAGGCTACTTTAGCAGTAAAACGGCGTTTAGCTTGCGAGCTGGTCAAATATTGGCAACAG ATTAAGGATAGCATACCAGAGCTTCCTTTGTCAGATGGATGGGCGAAAAAGCACACACTATTTGTAAAGTGGAAGTATGCTGAAGCAAAG GCTGCTGCATACTATTTCCATGGGTTGATTCTTGATGAGGGAGACACCGAAAAATCTCACGAGATGGCAATATCCTCACTACAAGCATCAGAGGAGTTTCTGAAAGAGAGTGAAAGGGCTTCAGAGGCCTTCCATTCAACTCCTCCGACATCAAG GATCTCAATCCCTTTTGGAACAACCAAATATCTTTTGGACAGAATCCCAAAAGATACATTAAGCAAGCTCCAGAACAACCAGCACCTGTACAcccaaggaag AACTTCAAACACTGGAACCAACCGGATCATCACACCGCCACCTCCATTGCCAGATTTTCCGCTGGCCCTAAATCCCGAGGAATATGAGCTTCCCCAATTAGACCCACTGTGGAAGAAGGAAGTTAACCACTGA
- the LOC127306972 gene encoding uncharacterized protein yields the protein MAAVVAAVEAGVVAVASGRSSKLVRGLYWRLRAAVRRLQSERRRWRGGGARRERFSSFHYDALSYALNFDDGRPAADLVLV from the coding sequence ATGGCGGCCGTGGTGGCGgcagtggaggcgggggtggtggcggtggcgagcgGGCGGAGCAGCAAGCTGGTGCGGGGCCTGTACTGGCGCCTGCGCGCGGCGGTCCGGCGTCTGCAGTCGGAGCGGCGCaggtggcgcggcggcggcgccaggcGGGAGCGCTTCAGCAGCTTCCACTACGACGCGCTCAGCTACGCGCTCAACTTCGACGACGGCCGCCCCGCCGCCGACTTGGTCCTAGTATAG